The Anopheles coluzzii chromosome 2, AcolN3, whole genome shotgun sequence genome window below encodes:
- the LOC120948052 gene encoding N-alpha-acetyltransferase 30A, giving the protein MDVIGPDGRPTETGTSGKLTNGNATSAEDCSTVAAVASGAGRRKKAKRKNKAKNSSTEPEMTGEANATISSATLDTARAQPLEAVLAKQVQQRNAAVVNSNCSSHSSNNHSSSHSNGLPAEESPSAVDAISKKLEQCVQIGLNGLTNGLPSARSEEANGGVTSLPPTHKDTPGRKKARSRATKKGHASTTDEGGDCAEHGNAKTDDKAEGKSQRPTAATALQDADRGQVQQPADADVMVAVQQDTAEPELASCVQATASCADPSTSADPLPAVDGSKSALTPMEIRYQVYESERQMPAIMALIQKDLSEPYSIYTYRYFIHNWPKLCFLALHRDTCVGAIVCKLDIHRQETRRGYIAMLAVDKDYRKLKIGTTLVQKAIQAMVEDHADEVVLETEITNQPALRLYENLGFVRDKRLFHYYLNGVDALRLKLWFR; this is encoded by the exons ATGGACGTGATCGGACCGGACGGGCGTCCGACGGAAACGGGAACAAGCGGTAAACTTACCAATGGGAACGCAACGTCCGCGGAGGACTGCAGCACGGTGGCCGCGGTAGCGAGCGGTGCCGGAAGGCGCAAGAAGGCCAAGAGGAAAAATAAAGCTAAAAATAGCTCTACCGAGCCGGAGATGACGGGAGAAGCGAATGCGACAATCTCCTCCGCCACGCTAGACACGGCAAGGGCGCAACCATTGGAGGCGGTGCTAGCGAAGCAGGTGCAACAGCGGAATGCAGCGGTTGTAAATAGTAATTGTAGTAGTCATAGCAGTAACAACCACAGCAGTAGTCATAGCAACGGGCTGCCGGCCGAGGAGTCGCCATCGGCCGTCGATGCGATCAGCAAGAAGCTGGAGCAATGTGTTCAAATCGGACTTAATGGCTTAACGAATGGTTTGCCGAGTGCACGAAGTGAAGAGGCAAATGGTGGTGTAACGTCCTTGCCGCCCACCCATAAGGACACTCCGGGAAGGAAAAAGGCTCGCAGTAGGGCTACAAAAAAGGGACACGCTAGCACCACGGATGAGGGCGGAGACTGTGCTGAGCATGGCAACGCAAAGACCGACGACAAGGCAGAAGGCAAATCTCAACGTCCCACAGCAGCAACTGCCTTACAGGATGCGGATAGGGGCCAAGTTCAGCAGCCGGCCGATGCTGACGTAATGGTGGCAGTACAGCAAGACACGGCCGAGCCGGAACTAGCTTCCTGCGTTCAAGCTACGGCCAGTTGCGCAGATCCATCTACCTCAGCGGATCCATTGCCAGCGGTGGACGGGAGCAAGTCCGCCCTGACACCGATGGAGATTCGCTACCAGGTGTACGAATCGGAACGCCAGATGCCCGCCATCATGGCGCTCATTCAGAAGGATCTGTCCGAGCCGTACTCGATCTACACCTACCGCTATTTCATACACAACTGGCCAAAGCTGTGCTTTCTGGCGCTGCACCGGGACACTTGCGTCGGTGCGATCGTCTGCAAGCTGGACATTCACCGGCAGGAGACGCGCCGCGGCTACATCGCAATGCTGGCAGTGGACAAGGACTATCGGAAGCTAAAAATCGGCACCACGCTCGTGCAGAAAGCAATACAG GCTATGGTGGAGGACCACGCCGATGAGGTGGTGCTGGAGACGGAAATCACGAACCAACCGGCACTGCGGTTGTACGAAAATCTGGGCTTTGTGCGAGACAAGCGGCTGTTTCACTACTACCTTAACGGTGTCGACGCGTTACGACTGAAGCTGTGGTTCAGATGA
- the LOC120948051 gene encoding collagen alpha-1(III) chain-like, protein MLYDYQPQPYQQQQHLPQEGGGGAGAGAGGRGGKAGGRGGRRGGGGASKGASATMPKKDSKSDEGGRKTKMSQAAAAKLEQQQQQQQQQQQQQQQQQQQDDGTGMKGGPGGPGTGRPGSVGPGGPGGMKQSDGCSINAGGGVPGPNSGVMDALGKPGGPVMGGGGPLDGVGGHPLDGKMNPGLAGMMAGNKPSNKLEYTQQQSQIFVFSTALANKGAEAVLSGQFNSIIAYHCAQMQKQNRLGGPGPDEMSGNSVGPGAMSPWMDHGHHGHGSPDHHPMGPRGMGGPGGPPDGMKKSATIHHTANASCLENDGSLPMFGGGGGVPDGHMPPHMRMGPGGGPGLDPSMVMGKKSATIHHTPNACMDQDGSGLPMYPSDGHGGGPPHMRMNPDGMSKPSTIHHTPSSCMEGDGGGDPGVGGHPGVKMENPSPVGSHISPSGGGGGGVPGGGPGGGHGGGGPGGMGGPGGPGSGGPGGCPSGSHSSSTIIDQMNSLVASLPLMKGGNVLSQSRGHPQPSLQGVKVPDENLTPQQRQHREQQLATLRQMQKMFFPEQRGMGMDPHGMGMRPQFRGPAGGMPPDFGGPPNRPLNPAFMNTPLGSGGVGGPGMGGPVDGGPGPGPGPGPGMINEQIPPMQYNKPNMMNPGMYGGGMGGGGGGHGGGPMGGPMGGPMGGPMGGPGGPMGGPMGGPMGGPGGGGPMNRMYKADPDPIFPPMTEMGGYGGGGGGVMNNHGPGMFNPGMQQRMGMPPGGGGPGPGGGGPMGGGPVGHMMGGPKMGPDPSMLGGPGGPIPQSPLMDDDLSKGSMQQQQQQQMMLPANPPLPQQPGTPTGGVGSNGGPMSVGMNPGLNPNGANGTVNNNGKTKEPSLSPEQQQQQQQQGGPGSNQQQQGPGSQQGPLTPQTPQGGQQTPGQPLTPQTSMAGS, encoded by the exons ATGCTGTACGATTATCAGCCTCAGCcttatcagcagcagcagcacctgccgcaagaaggaggaggaggagcaggagcaggCGCAGGAGGAAGGGGAGGCAAAGCAGGTGGAAGAGGAGGCAGAAGAGGTGGCGGAGGAGCGAGCAAGGGAGCGTCAGCCACAATGCCGAAGAAGGATTCCAAGTCCGATGAGGGCGGCCGCAAAACCAAGATGAGCCAGGCGGCTGCGGCCAAGCttgagcagcaacagcagcagcagcagcagcaacaacagcagcagcagcaacagcagcagcag GATGACGGTACGGGCATGAAGGGAGGACCTGGTGGTCCGGGTACGGGCAGACCGGGCTCGGTCGGGCCTGGCGGCCCTGGCGGGATGAAACAGTCGGACGGTTGCAGTATTAACGCCGGCGGCGGCGTTCCAGGACCCAACAGCGGTGTGATGGATGCGCTCGGCAAGCCGGGCGGCCCGGTGATGGGTGGCGGCGGTCCGCTGGACGGTGTCGGTGGGCATCCGCTCGACGGCAAGATGAACCCCGGCCTGGCGGGCATGATGGCGGGCAACAAGCCGTCGAACAAGCTGGAGTacacgcagcagcagagcCAGATATTCGTCTTCTCGACGGCGCTGGCGAACAAGGGCGCCGAGGCAGTGCTGAGTGGCCAGTTCAACTCGATCATCGCGTACCATTGCGCCCAGATGCAGAAACAGAACCGGCTCGGTGGCCCGGGACCGGACGAGATGAGCGGGAACAGCGTCGGCCCGGGTGCGATGTCGCCGTGGATGGACCACGGGCACCACGGGCACGGTTCGCCCGATCATCATCCGATGGGCCCGCGTGGTATGGGCGGACCGGGTGGACCGCCGGACGGTATGAAAAAGTCCGCCACCATTCACCATACGGCCAACGCGTCCTGCCTGGAGAATGACGGTTCGCTGCCAATGttcggcggcggtggcggtgtcCCCGACGGGCATATGCCGCCGCATATGCGCATGGGACCGGGCGGAGGCCCGGGTCTCGACCCGTCGATGGTGATGGGGAAGAAGTCGGCCACCATCCATCATACGCCGAACGCGTGCATGGATCAGGACGGAAGCGGTTTGCCGATGTACCCGTCGGACGGTCACGGCGGTGGCCCACCACACATGCGCATGAATCCGGACGGGATGTCGAAACCGTCCACGATCCACCATACGCCCAGCTCGTGCATGGAGGGCGACGGTGGCGGTGATCCGGGTGTGGGTGGCCATCCGGGCGTGAAGATGGAAAATCCGTCGCCCGTTGGGTCGCACATTTCGCCCAGTGGtgggggcggcggcggtgtCCCTGGCGGCGGGCCCGGCGGCGGCCACGGTGGCGGCGGACCCGGCGGTATGGGCGGCCCGGGAGGACCGGGAAGCGGTGGACCGGGTGGCTGCCCGAGCGGCAGTCACTCGAGCTCGACCATCATCGACCAGATGAACTCGCTCGTGGCCTCTCTGCCGCTGATGAAGGGCGGCAATGTGCTGTCGCAATCCCGTGGCCATCCGCAGCCGTCGCTGCAGGGCGTGAAGGTGCCGGACGAAAACCTGACGCCCCAGCAGCGGCAACACCGCGAACAGCAGCTGGCAACGCTGCGCCAGATGCAGAAGATGTTCTTTCCcgagcagcggggcatgggcATGGATCCGCACGGCATGGGCATGAGGCCGCAGTTCCGCGGACCGGCCGGTGGGATGCCGCCGGACTTTGGTGGACCGCCGAACCGACCGCTCAATCCTGCCTTCATGAACACGCCCCTCGGCAGTGGCGGTGTCGGCGGCCCAGGCATGGGCGGCCCGGTGGACGGAGGGCCGGGCCCAGGCCCGGGACCGGGACCGGGCATGATCAACGAGCAGATTCCGCCGATGCAATACAACAAACCGAACATGATGAACCCTGGCATGTACGGTGGCGGCAtgggaggcggcggcggcggccacgGCGGTGGACCGATGGGCGGCCCGATGGGTGGCCCAATGGGTGGACCGATGGGAGGGCCCGGTGGACCGATGGGTGGTCCGATGGGTGGCCCGATGGGTGGtcccggcggtggtggccCGATGAATCGTATGTACAAAGCGGATCCCGACCCCATCTTTCCACCCATGACGGAGATGGGAGGGTACGGCGGCGGAGGCGGCGGTGTGATGAATAACCACGGGCCCGGCATGTTCAATCCCGGCATGCAGCAGCGAATGGGCATGCCACCGGGTGGTGGCGGTCCCGGTCCGGGCGGAGGCGGCCCGATGGGTGGCGGTCCCGTTGGCCACATGATGGGGGGACCGAAAATGGGCCCAGATCCGTCAATGCTCGGCGGGCCCGGTGGTCCCATACCGCAGTCGCCCCTGATGGACGACGATCTGAGCAAGGGctcgatgcagcagcagcagcagcagcaaatgatgCTTCCCGCAAATCCACCTCTTCCGCAGCAACCGGGCACACCGACGGGCGGTGTCGGCAGTAACGGTGGCCCCATGTCGGTCGGCATGAACCCGGGCCTCAATCCCAACGGCGCGAATGGAACGGTCAACAATAATGGCAAAACGAAAGAGCCCTCCCTCTCGCccgagcaacagcagcagcagcaacaacagggCGGTCCTGGTTCgaaccagcaacagcaaggaCCCGGCAGTCAGCAGGGACCACTGACGCCCCAAACGCCCCAAGGCGGACAGCAAACGCCTGGGCAACCTCTTACCCCACAGACATCGATGGCCGGATCGTAG
- the LOC120951706 gene encoding zinc finger protein 93-like translates to MVSISSSACRLCLNIPPTDSLVFSVFDTYQGRVLSQLIDELFAIKILEDERLQSLCIECVNRINTVNKIKQLFVTNNGKLQQISPSPGSFVEELVYEVFASGNEECAKIENASINYVIESAQQRNKPTATETSASTGELLSKLCPSSEEDNTFDDESTELYCEDEPEDESATKEETQCSKTSASEPKEALATEQPKPNLPTPGQLPQHKCYFCGTVFENSLQFTNHLPSHFSEVPYACSECDGLVFKTVREASRHIGFHDARERPFKCRICPLRFPKRTNSLTHERKMHRFKLKRMAEKDSKANGSAIGRRSDDKGTANSSISREQSATPKREQPECEICSKKFTAKKNLTRHLMIHTGEKPFKCEPCGLSYRQSGELKRHSLLHGEEKPTDNSGSSLERVPDERPKRANKRRVSGKWLLSC, encoded by the exons ATGGTTTCAATATCGTCCTCCGCCTGCAGACTGTGCCTAAATATTCCACCTACCGATTCGCTCGTGTTTTCGGTGTTCGACACCTACCAAGGTAGAGTGTTGTCGCAGCTGATCGACGAACTGTTCGCTATAAAG ATCCTGGAAGACGAACGGCTGCAGTCGCTTTGTATTGAGTGCGTAAATCGCATTAACACGGTGAACAAAATCAAGCAACTATTTGTGACGAACAATGgtaaattgcaacaaatcaGTCCGTCGCCCGGTAGCTTTGTTGAAGAGCTGGTCTATGAGGTGTTCGCCTCAGGCAACGAAGAGTGTGCTAAAATAGAAAATGCATCAATCAACTACGTGATTGAATCAGCGCAACAACGGAACAAACCAACTGCTACCGAAACGAGCGCATCAACAGGCGAGCTTTTGAGCAAGCTTTGCCCCTCTTCCGAAGAGGACAACACCTTCGATGACGAATCAACCGAGCTGTACTGTGAAGACGAGCCAGAGGATGAATCGGCCACGAAAGAGGAGACACAGTGCAGTAAAACTAGCGCATCCGAGCCGAAAGAAGCATTGGCAACGGAACAGCCCAAACCGAACCTGCCAACCCCTGGGCAGCTGCCACAACACAAGTGCTACTTTTGCGGTACCGTGTTCGAGAATTCGCTGCAATTTACCAACCATCTGCCGAGCCACTTCAGCGAGGTGCCCTACGCCTGCTCGGAATGTGACGGGCTGGTGTTCAAAACGGTACGGGAAGCGAGCAGACACATCGGTTTCCACGACGCACGCGAACGGCCGTTCAAGTGCCGCATCTGCCCGTTACGCTTTCCCAAGCGGACCAACAGTTTAACCCACGAACGGAAAATGCATCGCTTTAAGCTGAAGCGTATGGCGGAGAAGGATAGCAAAGCAAATGGATCCGCCATTGGTCGCAGATCGGACGATAAAGGCACAGCAAACAGCTCTATCAGCAGGGAGCAATCTGCCACTCCGAAGCGGGAACAGCCGGAGTGTGAAATTTGTAGCAAAAAGTTTACGGCGAAGAAAAACCTTACCCGCCATTTAATGATTCACACCGGTGAGAAACCGTTCAAGTGTGAGCCGTGCGGCCTGTCGTACCGCCAGTCGGGGGAGCTGAAACGACACAGCTTGCTGCACGGGGAAGAAAAGCCCACCGacaacagcggcagcagcttgGAACGTGTACCGGACGAACGACCGAAGCGTGCGAATAAAAGAAGAGTCAGTGGGAAGTGGTTGCTTTCGTGCTAA
- the LOC120951707 gene encoding UPF0587 protein CG4646, producing the protein MGKIGLQIKATLENIETLKTNHPHYAFFLKIKCTNCGEVSDKWHDLTEGEHVNEDSRNPKGFNFYMKCRMCSRENSIDIIEGSNASYTEQDSGKKKTIVAFDCRGVEPIEFSPRTGWIAKATENGPTFEDIDLSEDDWVEYDQKNNNSVGVYEFESDFIKMKK; encoded by the exons ATGGGAAAGATTGGCCTACAGATTAAGGCAACGCTGGAAAACATCGAGACGCTGAAAACGAACCATCCGCACTACGCGTTCTTCCTGAAAATCAAATGCACCAACTGTGGCGAAGTGTCGGACAAGTGGCACGATCTGACCGAAGGCGAGCACGTCAACGAGGATTCGCGCAATCCGAAAGGATTCAATTTCTACATGAAGTGCCGTATGTGCTCGCGCGAAAATAGCATCGACATCATTGAAGGCTCAAACG CAAGCTACACGGAGCAGGATTCGGGCAAAAAGAAGACGATCGTTGCGTTCGATTGCCGCGGTGTGGAACCGATCGAGTTCAGTCCCCGGACCGGATGGATTGCGAAGGCGACCGAGAACGGGCCAACATTCGAGGACATCGATCTTTCGGAAGACGACTGGGTGGAGTACGATCAGAAGAACAACAATTCCGTTGGTGTGTACGAGTTTGAGTCCGATTTTATCAAGATGAAAAAGTGA